A genomic window from Macaca thibetana thibetana isolate TM-01 chromosome 16, ASM2454274v1, whole genome shotgun sequence includes:
- the LOC126938838 gene encoding small EDRK-rich factor 2-like, with product MTRGNQRELARQKNMKKQSDSVKGKRQDDGLSAAACKQRDSEIMRQKQKKANEKKEEPK from the coding sequence ATGACCCGCGGTAACCAGCGTGAGCTCGCCCGCCAGAAGAATATGAAAAAGCAGAGCGACTCGGTTAAGGGAAAGCGCCAAGATGACGGGCTTTCTGCTGCCGCCTGCAAGCAGAGGGACTCGGAGATCATGCGGCAGAAGCAGAAAAAGGCAAACGAGAAGAAGGAGGAACCCAAGTAG